In Musa acuminata AAA Group cultivar baxijiao chromosome BXJ3-9, Cavendish_Baxijiao_AAA, whole genome shotgun sequence, a single genomic region encodes these proteins:
- the LOC135648803 gene encoding protein CHLORORESPIRATORY REDUCTION 41, chloroplastic-like gives MASSAFHLFPPPNSRLPHPHPSRQKLPATPFRGPRCTSSSPSIGNPDPASDSNPTLEANQSEELPDLPPAAITTSFEIEKRWKSAILREPGWRSGLQRREPPNFEIGWKRTKEIKIEKPKGWVIADFLEKLEGLMARGRFGTAELLAKTGEIVAERAREEAEVLQAGGEVEERMVTELHRVLRLMEMDLAMVRAAVKEETLAERIEQARARCRQAILVALSF, from the coding sequence ATGGCCTCCTCCGCCTTCCACCTCTTCCCGCCACCAAACTCCCGCCTTCCTCATCCCCACCCTTCCCGCCAAAAGCTTCCCGCTACCCCATTCCGCGgcccccgctgcacctcctcgtcCCCTTCCATTGGAAACCCTGACCCTGCCTCGGACTCGAATCCTACCCTTGAAGCTAACCAATCGGAGGAATTGCCGGACCTCCCGCCGGCGGCCATCACTACCTCCTTCGAGATCGAGAAGCGGTGGAAGTCGGCGATCCTCCGCGAACCCGGGTGGCGGTCCGGTCTGCAGAGACGGGAGCCGCCCAACTTCGAGATCGGGTGGAAGCGGACCAAGGAGATCAAGATCGAGAAGCCCAAGGGGTGGGTGATCGCGGACTTCCTGGAGAAGCTGGAGGGGCTGATGGCGCGTGGGCGGTTCGGGACCGCGGAGCTGCTGGCGAAGACCGGGGAGATCGTGGCGGAGCGGGCGCGGGAGGAGGCGGAGGTGCTGCAGGCCGGCGGCGAGGTGGAGGAGCGGATGGTCACGGAGCTGCACCGCGTGCTGCGCCTCATGGAGATGGACCTGGCCATGGTGCGGGCCGCCGTCAAGGAGGAGACGCTCGCGGAGCGGATCGAGCAGGCCCGCGCCCGGTGCCGCCAGGCCATCCTGGTGGCCCTCTCCTTTTGA
- the LOC135649094 gene encoding syntaxin-132-like produces MEDFFKQVTGIEKMMEKISNHLKKLQEANENSKSATKASSMKTIRQQMEKDVDEVGKIAHMIKTKLQEIDRDNLANRNKPGCEKGTGVDRSRMALTAALKKKLKDRMNDFQNLRKSIQDDNREVVERAVFTVTGTLPTDEMIDRLIANGNNEQIFQKAIQEMGRGQIIDIIEEIQERNDAVKEIERKLLDLHQVFMDMAVLVEAQEEILDNIESQVATAMNHVQSGNNELLTAKSLSKRSRKCMFIAIVILLAIAAVIVLSILKPWK; encoded by the exons ATGGAAGATTTTTTTAAGCAG GTCACTGGAATTGAGAAGATGATGGAAAAAATATCCAATCACCTTAAGAAGCTTCAG GAAGCAAATGAAAATTCCAAGTCTGCTACTAAAGCCTCTTCGATGAAAA CAATTAGACAGCAAATGGAGAAGGATGTCGATGAAGTTGGAAAAATTGCTCACATGATCAAAACCAAACTACAGGAAATTGACAGAGAT AATTTAGCCAACAGAAATAAGCCTGGCTGTGAGAAGGGAACAGGAGTCGATCGATCCAGGATGGCTCTGACTGC TGCTCTAAAGAAGAAATTGAAGGACAGAATGAATGATTTCCAG AATCTCAGGAAAAGTATCCAAGATGACAACAGAGAGGTGGTTGAAAGAGCGGTGTTTACAG TCACTGGAACATTACCAACTGATGAG ATGATCGATCGCCTGATTGCGAATGGAAACAATGAGCAAATCTTCCAAAAGGCAATTCAAGAAATGGGTAGAGGGCAA ATAATTGACATCATAGAGGAAATCCAAGAGAGGAATGATGCTGTGAAGGAGATTGAGAGAAAGCTACTTGATTTGCATCAG GTTTTCATGGATATGGCTGTATTGGTTGAGGCACAAGAAGAGATCCTGGATAACATTGAATCTCAG GTAGCCACTGCCATGAACCATGTGCAATCTGGAAATAATGAATTGCTAACTGCAAAGAGCCTCTCAAAAAGATCAAGGAAATGCATGTTTATCGCTATAGTGATCCTCTTGGCAATTGCAGCAGTCATTGTGCTCTCAATCCTGAAACCATGGAAGTGA
- the LOC103998887 gene encoding homeobox-DDT domain protein RLT3: protein MGIDASNGQADNQTKKKTTNQLQSLEKFYSEEKYPEQTKMEEYASLLNLTYNQIRIWFVERRRKERRDNETMTSNVESFLNGSSSQASKFTDGHGRVAGITSRCAIERMYQLVKQKARHKVLERLMKSHSVGRINHTDKDQVLLQILLSKDYILKKIFRKDGPTLGIEFDAPPANAICYHTELQEPEPCHGKLQTPKRRKALVSHILATRSLPESDLHTRKHGMGKGLMTVWRATCPSSQELPTGVNYTDRSASWKPLRSTASRRAPSSHASKQLQQRESRMRQSSQRKSQERRKPSTRIGKVSSGKDMNQKETCLKDCKLFLDKFSEQSSELIDLVDDEELELKELQVGSNPLRCSAHLASNDRHGCPLCKDLLARFPPQTIKMKQLFSTRPWDSSPELVKKLFKVVQFILTHSVTIEAGPFTLDEFVQAFHDKDSLLLGKVHVALLKLLMLDTEKEITAGFIPRASNACRFLVFLNFVREQDIDVDHWRRSLNPLTWVEILRHVLIAAGFGSKQNTAQRGNYNRERNRMEKYGLRPHTLKGELFSLLSKQGSGGFKVSELAGAPQIVELGLPNTTEELEKLIYSTLSSDITLFEKIGPSAYRLRVDPQIKGKGDSHSDTEDSGSVDDDSEDDNASGSSDDCEEMESTIHDRRIIKYNSLHKKTSKRITEYTEIDESYSGEAWMQGLMEGEYSTLSIEEKMDAIVALVDLVGGCSSLRMEEPVRAILVNPNERHRGSGAKIKKSLTNNQVLPVPLLEGNGCGGTYSLLNVSRSDPSELYMGFKNAKASSNISGCQSSASGISNSKVRESCQDMHPPQCILLGSDRRYNNYWLFLGPCTAHDPGHRRVYFESSEDGHWEVIDTAQALHSLLSVLDSRGTREACLLASLEKRKLYLCEAMNEYMTAVIGSRQTKSSRPSDLDSSSGDGSSPISDVDNYLISVELDSLSGGSCAIDIETGRSSEEKKQRWDRLQAFDKWVWNMFYSSLNAVKYSKRSYMESLARCESCHDLFWRDEKHCKTCHTTFEIDFDLEERYAIHVATCREPEDVGDFPKHRILSSQLQALKAAIHAIEASMPEAALAGTWTTSAHWLWVKRLRRTSSLPELLQVLTDLVGALNEEWLYDCTTLGSDIVADDVILQFQTMPQTTSAVALWMVKLDSLIAPHLARVQSERLPICMPQSKRRRT from the exons ATGGGCATTGATGCTAGCAATGGACAAGCAGACAATCAAACAAAGAAGAAGACCACGAACCAACTACAGTCTTTGGAAAAATTTTACTCAG AGGAGAAATATCCTGAGCAAACTAAAATGGAAGAATATGCATCATTGCTGAATTTGACATATAATCAAATTCGCATCTGGTTTGttgagaggagaagaaaagaaagaagggaTAATGAAACAATGACTTCTAATGTAGAAAGCTTTCTTAATGGAAGTAGTTCCCAAGCATCTAAATTCACCGATG GTCACGGGAGAGTGGCTGGCATTACATCAAGATGTGCTATTGAGAGAATGTATCAACTTGTCAAACAGAAAGCTAGACATAAGGTATTGGAGCGACTGATGAAGAGCCATTCAGTTGGGAGAATAAATCATACAGATAAGGACCAGGTCCTCTTACAGATTCTGCTCTCTAAAGATTATATATTGAAGAAAATATTCCGCAAAGATGGTCCTACCCTTGGAATAGAGTTTGATGCTCCTCCCGCAAATGCAATTTGTTACCATACAG AATTGCAGGAACCTGAGCCCTGTCATGGCAAACTACAAACCCCCAAAAGGAGAAAG GCATTGGTGTCTCATATCCTTGCTACCAGATCTCTTCCTGAAAGTGATCTTCATACAAGGAAGCATGGAATGGGCAAGGGATTGATGACAGTATGGCGTGCAACATGCCCCAGTTCTCAAGAACTTCCAACTGGTGTGAATTATACTGACAGAAGTGCTTCTTGGAAGCCCTTAAGATCCACTGCTTCTCGTAGGGCTCCATCCTCTCATGCTTCAAAACAACTGCAGCAAAGAGAATCACGCATG AGACAAAGCTCTCAGAGAAAGTCACAGGAAAGGAGAAAGCCTTCTACAAGAATAGGAAAG GTCTCATCGGGCAAAGATATGAATCAGAAAGAAACTTGTTTAAAAGATTGCAAGCTTTTTCTTGATAAATTTTCAGAGCAATCAAGCGAACTAATTGACTTAGTTGATGATGAGGAGCTGGAACTCAAGGAGTTACAGGTGGGATCTAACCCGTTACGATGTTCTGCCCACCTTGCTTCAAATGACAGACATGGTTGTCCCCTTTGCAAAG ACTTGTTGGCCAGGTTTCCTCCACAAACTATTAAAATGAAACAATTATTCTCAACTAGACCTTGGGATTCTTCACCTGAACTTGTGAAGAAACTTTTCAAG GTTGTGCAGTTTATACTTACCCATTCGGTAACTATTGAAGCAGGCCCCTTTACACTTGATGAGTTTGTTCAGGCGTTTCATGACAAG GACTCTTTGTTGTTAGGAAAAGTTCATGTGGCACTTCTCAAGCTTCTTATGCTTGATACTGAAAAGGAGATAACTGCAGGATTTATCCCTCGGGCTTCTAATGCCTGCAGGTTTTTGGTGTTTTTGAACTTT gtaagagaacaagatattgatGTTGACCACTGGAGGCGATCTCTCAATCCTCTTACTTGGGTTGAAATACTACGGCACGTGTTAATTGCGGCTGGTTTTGGTTCAAAACAGAATACTGCTCAGAGAGGAAATTATAATAGG gagagGAATCGAATGGAGAAATATGGTCTACGTCCACACACATTAAAGGGTGAACTGTTTAGTTTGTTATCCAAGCAAGGAAGTGGTGGGTTCAAAGTTTCTGAGCTGGCAGGAGCACCTCAG ATTGTTGAACTTGGCCTTCCCAACACAACAGAAGAATTGGAAAAGTTAATATATTCAACTCTTTCAAGTGACATTACATTGTTTGAGAAGATAGGACCTTCTGCATATCGTCTTCGAGTTGACCCTCAGATTAAAGGGAAAGGTGATTCTCATTCAGATACTGAGGATTCAGGAAGTGTTGATGATGACTCTGAGGATGACAATGCAAGTGGTAGCAGCGACGATTGTGAGGAGATGGAATCCACTATTCATGATAGGCGAATTATTAAGTACAACTCCCTACATAAGAAAACCAGCAAGAGGATAACTGAATATACTGAAATTGATGAAAGCTATTCAGGGGAAGCCTGGATGCAAGGGCTTATGGAGGGTGAATACTCAACATTAAGTATCGAAGAGAAGATGGATGCTATAGTTGCTCTTGTTGATCTTGTTGGTGGTTGTTCCAGTTTAAGAATGGAG GAACCTGTAAGAGCTATATTGGTCAATCCAAATGAACGGCATCGTGGATCAGGTGCAAAAATAAAAAAGTCACTTACAAACAATCAAGTATTACCAGTGCCATTGTTGGAGGGAAATGGGTGTGGCGGAACTTATTCCTTGCTAAATGTTTCTCGGTCCGATCCTTCAGAATTATACATGGGTTTTAAAAATGCTAAAGCTTCTAGTaacattagtggatgccaatcaAGTGCTTCAGGAATAAGTAACTCTAAAGTTAGAGAATCCTGCCAGGATATGCACCCACCACAATGCATACTTTTGGGATCTGATCGTAGGTACAACAATTATTGGCTTTTTCTTGGTCCATGCACAGCACACGATCCTGGCCATCGAAGGGTCTATTTTGAGTCTTCAGAAGATGGTCACTGGGAGGTCATTGATACAGCACAG GCTTTGCATTCTCTATTATCTGTCTTAGACAGCAGGGGTACACGGGAAGCTTGTCTGCTTGCTTCTTTAGAGAAGAGGAAATTATATCTTTGTGAAGCAATGAATGAGTATATGACTGCTGTGATTGGAAGCAGACAAACAAAAAGTTCTAGACCATCCGATTTGGATTCTAGTAGTGGAGATGGATCTTCACCAATTTCAGATGTTGATAATTATCTAATTTCTGTGGAATTAGATAGTTTATCAGGTGGCTCTTGTGCTATAGATATTGAAACTGGAAGGAGTagtgaagaaaagaagcaaaGGTGGGACCGATTACAAGCATTTGATAAATGGGTTTGGAATATGTTTTACTCCTCACTAAATGCTGTAAAGTACAGTAAGAGGTCATATATGGAATCATTAGCCCGTTGTGAGAGTTGCCATGATTTATTTTGGAGGGATGAAAAACATTGTAAGACCTGCCATACCACCTTCGAGATAGATTTTGATCTTGAAGAGAGGTATGCCATACATGTGGCAACATGTAGAGAACCAGAGGATGTGGGTGATTTTCCAAAACATAGAATTCTGTCTTCACAGTTGCAAGCACTGAAGGCAGCAATTCATGCAATTGAG GCAAGTATGCCAGAGGCAGCACTCGCTGGTACATGGACGACCTCAGCTCACTGGCTTTGGGTAAAGCGGCTCCGGCGTACATCATCTTTGCCAGAGCTTTTGCAG GTTCTTACTGATCTTGTTGGTGCCCTAAATGAGGAATGGCTGTATGATTGCACTACGTTAGGTTCTGATATTGTTGCAGATGATGTAATCTTACAATTCCAAACTATGCCCCAAACAACTTCTGCAGTTGCACTTTGGATGGTCAAGTTGGATTCCTTGATTGCTCCACATTTGGCAAGAGTTCAATCTGAAAGATTACCAATATGCATGCCCCAATCAAAAC GAAGACGGACCTAA
- the LOC135649096 gene encoding uncharacterized protein LOC135649096 produces MAPPHKDEEERWSQLQMNVMEMILKHLTIADHIRVGVVCKSWWSTTSTIDFLPDSRAPWLVVSPSSPALRRWSLCPVSNGRRSLGMEMPEEFQSQWCCGSSKSWLTFSHNPPEVFLGSKARLLNPITGDTLDISPCSHHIDKSIVSTSPLATDCLFITLGNRFLEPYKSVTVHKLRHHTFKTLEIDDEPVDIMFHHGRLYVLTDSAKVKVYMFKPRHKALVIPIPFLNRGEGDRRSSSFQGRLVGSDGDVFVVYYNTDPRSELQQLKVFKVRKWGLWLRAVKVNSLGGRTFFIGDFSEGVSVSNMKSSLESELIKSDCIYYRRSVKDNLRRYCMQTGRTFQVAGLEVADDLLGWFAPMSRTD; encoded by the coding sequence ATGGCTCCTCCACacaaagatgaagaagaaagatggtctCAACTTCAGATGAATGTGATGGAGATGATCCTAAAGCACCTAACTATAGCGGATCATATCCGTGTTGGCGTTGTCTGTAAATCTTGGTGGTCAACTACTTCAACCATCGACTTCCTCCCTGATTCTCGTGCTCCATGGTTGGTGGTCTCCCCCAGCAGTCCGGCTCTTCGAAGATGGAGCCTTTGCCCCGTCTCCAATGGACGACGAAGCTTAGGCATGGAGATGCCAGAGGAGTTTCAAAGCCAGTGGTGTTGCGGGTCGTCCAAAAGCTGGTTGACGTTCTCACACAATCCTCCAGAAGTTTTCCTTGGTTCTAAGGCTCGTCTCCTAAATCCAATCACGGGAGATACACTCGATATTTCTCCATGCAGCCACCATATCGATAAGAGCATCGTATCGACATCTCCGCTTGCGACAGATTGTCTCTTCATAACGTTGGGTAATAGATTCTTAGAACCATACAAAAGTGTGACTGTACATAAACTCCGACATCATACGTTCAAGACATTGGAAATAGATGACGAGCCCGTGGACATAATGTTTCATCATGGAAGATTGTATGTTCTGACTGACTCGGCAAAAGTCAAGGTCTACATGTTCAAACCCCGACACAAGGCGTTGGTCATCCCCATTCCCTTCCTGAATAGAGGAGAGGGAGATCGCCGTTCTAGCTCATTCCAGGGTAGGCTGGTGGGGTCCGATGGTGACGTCTTCGTCGTGTACTACAACACCGACCCGAGATCAGAGCTGCAACAGTTAAAGGTTTTCAAGGTCAGGAAGTGGGGACTATGGCTTCGCGCAGTGAAGGTGAATAGCTTGGGCGGTCGTACCTTCTTCATCGGCGACTTCTCGGAGGGGGTGTCGGTATCCAACATGAAATCATCGTTAGAGTCAGAGTTAATAAAGTCAGACTGTATATATTATCGAAGGAGTGTTAAAGATAACTTGAGGAGGTATTGCATGCAGACTGGGCGTACATTCCAAGTCGCGGGGTTGGAAGTGGCAGATGATTTGCTTGGATGGTTTGCTCCCATGTCGAGGACCGATTGA
- the LOC135649095 gene encoding uncharacterized protein LOC135649095 produces MAPPHKGEEERWSQLHTDVMKLILKHLTIVDHIRIGTVCKSWLSTTSTINFLFDSRAPWLVVSPGHPAPRRWSLCTISNGRRSLCLEIPEEFRSQWCCGSSKGWLTFSYNPPEVLFGSKARLLNPITGDTVDISPCVHRLVKCIISTSPLAAGCLFITLGSEFFDSYRSVTVHKPGNHTFERLEIDDPMDIMFHRGRLYVLTDSAELIVYMFEPCRKASVISVPSLFRKGDHHPGPFQGRLVGSDGDIFIVYYNTDPRSEPQRLKVFKVWEGRLWRQVVEVNSLGGRTFFIGGFSEGVSVSNMESSLESELIKSDCVYYRRRVKDNLRRYCMQTGRTFQVAGLEVAGDLLGWFTPKWRTDRA; encoded by the coding sequence ATGGCTCCTCCACACAaaggtgaagaagaaagatggtctCAGCTTCATACGGATGTGATGAAGTTGATCCTCAAGCACCTAACTATAGTCGATCATATTCGTATCGGCACTGTCTGCAAATCTTGGTTGTCAACCACTTCAACCATCAACTTCCTCTTTGATTCTCGTGCTCCATGGTTGGTGGTCTCCCCCGGCCATCCGGCTCCCCGGAGATGGAGCCTTTGCACCATCTCCAATGGACGACGAAGCTTGTGCCTGGAGATCCCCGAGGAGTTTCGAAGCCAGTGGTGTTGCGGGTCATCCAAAGGCTGGCTGACGTTCTCATACAATCCTCCAGAGGTTCTCTTTGGTTCTAAGGCGCGTCTCCTAAACCCAATCACGGGAGATACAGTCGATATTTCTCCATGCGTCCACCGTCTCGTTAAGTGCATCATATCGACATCTCCGCTTGCAGCAGGTTGTCTGTTCATAACGTTGGGTAGCGAATTCTTCGACTCATACAGAAGTGTGACTGTGCATAAACCAGGGAATCATACGTTTGAGAGATTGGAAATAGATGACCCCATGGACATCATGTTTCATCGTGGAAGATTATATGTTCTAACCGACTCGGCAGAACTCATTGTCTACATGTTCGAACCCTGTCGTAAGGCGTCGGTCATCTCCGTTCCCTCCCTGTTTAGAAAGGGAGATCATCATCCCGGCCCATTCCAAGGTAGGTTGGTGGGGTCCGATGGTGACATCTTCATCGTGTACTACAACACCGACCCGAGATCAGAGCCGCAACGGTTAAAGGTTTTCAAGGTTTGGGAGGGCAGACTATGGCGTCAGGTGGTGGAGGTGAATAGCTTGGGCGGTCGCACCTTCTTCATCGGTGGCTTCTCGGAGGGGGTGTCGGTGTCCAACATGGAATCATCGTTAGAGTCAGAGTTAATAAAGTCAGACTGTGTTTACTATCGAAGGCGTGTTAAAGATAACCTGAGGAGGTATTGCATGCAGACTGGGCGTACATTCCAAGTTGCAGGGTTGGAAGTGGCAGGTGATTTGCTTGGATGGTTCACTCCCAAGTGGAGGACCGATCGAGCGTGA
- the LOC103998890 gene encoding pentatricopeptide repeat-containing protein At1g62910-like, with protein MLPTRSRILLSSFRASLPRLSSPLQTLAACPRDVPPPDPLADLVRYHLSSGDTDAAVAAIRNSADLGPPPSSPAALNPVFSALSRTGQFASAISLFDSLSWARDAADLVTFNILIHCGCQSRQFNVAHQLLGELRSRGYTPDVVSFNTLIKGLCDEHRVSDAFAVLDEMKQEGILPNSYTYSMLIGLVTRGRSDSEKGLNLIREMLQLGLEPSIVNLNCVLLASCKEVKIDVAKALYGRMSKSGILGDVVSYTCFVNALCKKKMLAEAKTLFSEMQQKGVFPNVFTYNAIIHGLCANWFLKDAVAMIDQMLVNCLRPTISTYTTLMDGLIRAGQVEEALKYLDVMKGHGSGPDKYIYGTLLNGLCHKGRVEEAMKLFRLMESDGLADVAAYNMLIGGFCRVGMVEEAVKLFREVTENGLECDVIMCTTLIHGFCKNGKVEAAQEMVSHMERNDLKPDAITYMALIEGLCKTENYDAVEQLLDSVEKSGIEPNSVAYKGLVRRLCISGHSDRAVYLLEMMKQRGQQLSPETCKALLDEINGAKKLQNTENLQCQMEEIG; from the coding sequence ATGTTACCAACTCGGAGTAGAATCCTTCTCTCCAGCTTTAGGGCTTCTCTTCCCCGGCTTTCTTCTCCGCTCCAAACCCTCGCCGCCTGCCCGCGGGACGTTCCTCCGCCCGACCCCCTCGCCGACCTCGTACGCTACCACCTCTCATCCGGCGACACCGACGCCGCCGTCGCCGCCATCCGCAACTCCGCCGACCTCGGGCCCCCTCCTTCCTCCCCTGCTGCCCTCAACCCGGTCTTCTCCGCCCTCTCACGGACCGGCCAGTTCGCCTCCGCCATCTCCCTCTTCGACTCCCTCTCCTGGGCGCGCGACGCCGCCGACCTTGTCACCTTCAACATCCTCATCCATTGTGGCTGCCAGTCCCGCCAGTTTAATGTCGCCCACCAGTTGCTCGGTGAATTGCGCTCCCGTGGGTACACCCCCGACGTCGTGTCCTTCAACACTTTGATCAAGGGATTGTGCGACGAGCACAGGGTTTCAGATGCTTTTGCAGTCCTCGATGAGATGAAGCAGGAAGGCATCCTGCCGAACAGCTACACGTACTCGATGCTGATAGGGCTCGTTACACGGGGTCGCTCGGATTCAGAGAAAGGCTTGAACTTGATTCGAGAAATGCTGCAACTTGGATTGGAACCTAGCATAGTGAATCTTAATTGCGTTCTTTTGGCATCCTGTAAGGAGGTCAAGATTGATGTGGCAAAAGCTCTTTATGGTAGGATGAGTAAATCTGGAATTTTGGGAGATGTCGTCTCCTACACCTGTTTTGTCAATGCATTGTGTAAAAAGAAGATGCTGGCTGAAGCAAAAACTCTTTTTTCTGAGATGCAGCAGAAGGGAGTATTTCCAAATGTTTTCACATATAATGCTATAATTCATGGGCTTTGTGCTAATTGGTTTTTGAAAGATGCAGTGGCAATGATCGACCAGATGTTGGTTAATTGTTTGAGGCCAACTATATCCACGTATACAACCCTCATGGATGGGCTCATTAGAGCTGGGCAAGTCGAAGAGGCTTTAAAATATTTGGATGTGATGAAAGGACATGGTTCAGGCCCGGACAAGTACATCTATGGTACTTTGCTCAATGGCTTATGTCATAAAGGGAGAGTGGAGGAGGCAATGAAACTCTTCCGTCTAATGGAATCTGATGGACTGGCTGATGTTGCTGCTTACAACATGTTGATTGGTGGATTTTGCCGTGTTGGAATGGTGGAAGAAGCCGTGAAACTTTTCCGAGAGGTTACTGAAAATGGGTTGGAGTGTGATGTTATCATGTGCACCACCTTGATCCATGGCTTCTGCAAGAATGGAAAAGTTGAAGCTGCACAAGAGATGGTTAGCCATATGGAGAGGAATGATCTCAAGCCTGATGCCATCACATATATGGCATTGATTGAGGGGCTATGCAAAACAGAAAATTATGATGCTGTGGAGCAGCTATTAGACTCTGTGGAAAAGAGTGGCATTGAGCCAAATTCAGTTGCCTATAAAGGTTTAGTACGTCGGTTGTGTATATCAGGGCACTCTGATCGGGCTGTCTATTTGCTAGAAATGATGAAACAAAGAGGACAGCAACTTAGTCCTGAAACTTGTAAGGCACTTTTAGATGAAATCAATGGGGCGAAGAAACTTCAAAATACTGAGAATCTGCAATGCCAAATGGAAGAAATTGGTTAG